The following proteins are co-located in the Leptospira weilii genome:
- a CDS encoding sensor histidine kinase, producing MKLKPKILIVDDKPENLIALEVVLQDLDVELVKALSGNDALKAILHHEFALALLDIQMPEMDGYELAGIIREESKTAHLPFIFISAVYTDNLNVFKGYEKGAFSFITKPFQPEILINKVQFFIDKYIQDITLLELNESLKQKNLELEYSNRELDAFCYSVSHDLKAPLRGIRGYTKILKEDYKDKLDEEGERILGLVIENSVKMGSLIDSLLLLSKLGKKDMRKNPINMNELVNKILEEFQEDLKKGKLELKVKDLPPIMGDAELLKQVLINLISNAIKYSSKKENPKIEIGYLEKEKEITYYVKDNGAGFSMQYVNKLFGVFQRLHENSEFEGIGIGLAIVQRIVLRHGGRVWAEGEVDQGATFYFSLPK from the coding sequence ATGAAATTAAAACCGAAAATATTGATTGTAGACGATAAGCCTGAAAACTTGATCGCTTTGGAAGTCGTACTTCAGGATTTGGACGTAGAACTCGTCAAAGCTCTTAGCGGGAACGATGCTCTGAAGGCGATTTTACATCATGAGTTCGCTTTGGCTTTGTTGGACATACAAATGCCGGAGATGGACGGATACGAACTGGCGGGTATCATAAGGGAAGAAAGTAAAACCGCACATTTACCGTTCATTTTTATTTCCGCGGTTTATACGGACAATCTGAACGTATTTAAGGGTTATGAAAAAGGGGCGTTCAGCTTTATCACAAAACCGTTTCAACCTGAGATTTTAATCAATAAGGTTCAATTCTTTATAGATAAATATATTCAGGATATTACGCTGCTCGAGTTGAACGAAAGCCTCAAGCAGAAAAATTTAGAATTGGAATATTCGAACCGAGAGTTGGATGCTTTTTGTTATTCGGTTTCCCACGATTTAAAAGCTCCTCTGCGTGGAATAAGAGGCTACACAAAGATATTAAAAGAGGATTATAAAGATAAGTTAGACGAAGAGGGAGAAAGGATACTCGGATTAGTCATAGAAAACTCCGTGAAAATGGGTAGTCTAATTGATAGTCTTCTACTTTTATCCAAGTTGGGAAAAAAGGATATGAGGAAAAATCCGATCAATATGAACGAATTGGTGAATAAGATTTTAGAGGAATTTCAGGAGGATTTAAAGAAGGGAAAGTTGGAATTGAAAGTGAAGGATCTTCCCCCTATTATGGGTGACGCGGAGTTGTTAAAACAAGTTTTGATCAATCTCATATCCAATGCGATTAAGTATTCTTCTAAAAAGGAAAATCCGAAAATTGAAATCGGATATTTGGAGAAAGAAAAAGAAATTACGTATTATGTAAAAGACAACGGTGCTGGTTTTAGCATGCAATATGTGAACAAACTCTTTGGAGTATTTCAGAGATTACATGAAAATAGCGAATTCGAGGGAATAGGGATTGGATTAGCGATCGTTCAAAGAATCGTATTACGCCACGGAGGTAGAGTTTGGGCGGAGGGAGAAGTGGATCAGGGAGCCACGTTTTATTTTTCCTTACCGAAATGA
- a CDS encoding CheR family methyltransferase, producing MFMTSKDTQDIEIDLLLEAIFQRYGYDFRQYSEAHIRRRLMSRLVLSGFNNISEMQDQVLHDKTFAARLLQDLSITVTEMFRDPDFYACLREKVIPVLKTYPFVKIWHAGCSTGEEAYSMAIVLREEGLYDRSVIYATDFNERALNTAREGIFRNESMKEYTINYQLSGGKGFFSDYYTSDQEMVIMNQMLKKNIVWANHNLVTDSVFAEANLVLCRNVLIYFKRDLQSKVHRLFFESLVNGGFLCLGSKEGISYGDLREKYDALDLKQKIYKKKY from the coding sequence ATGTTTATGACGTCTAAGGATACTCAGGACATCGAAATCGATCTTCTTTTGGAGGCAATTTTTCAAAGATATGGTTATGATTTCAGACAATATTCCGAAGCTCATATACGAAGACGGCTGATGAGCCGACTTGTACTTTCGGGTTTCAATAATATTTCCGAAATGCAGGATCAGGTATTACACGACAAAACTTTTGCCGCGAGGTTGTTGCAGGATTTATCGATCACCGTTACGGAGATGTTTCGTGATCCTGACTTTTACGCGTGTTTGAGAGAAAAGGTCATTCCTGTTTTAAAAACGTATCCATTTGTAAAGATTTGGCATGCGGGTTGTTCTACCGGAGAAGAGGCGTATTCTATGGCGATCGTTCTTAGAGAAGAGGGTTTGTATGATAGGTCGGTTATCTATGCCACCGATTTTAATGAGCGCGCTTTGAATACGGCAAGGGAGGGCATTTTTAGAAATGAGTCAATGAAGGAATACACGATCAATTATCAACTTTCGGGAGGAAAGGGATTCTTTTCGGATTATTATACTTCCGATCAGGAGATGGTAATTATGAATCAAATGCTGAAAAAGAATATCGTATGGGCTAATCATAATTTAGTGACGGATAGTGTTTTTGCGGAAGCTAATCTTGTGTTATGTCGAAATGTTTTGATTTATTTTAAGAGAGATCTGCAGAGCAAAGTGCATCGTCTTTTTTTTGAAAGCCTCGTAAACGGAGGGTTTCTTTGCTTGGGCTCCAAAGAGGGAATCTCTTATGGGGATTTACGGGAGAAATACGATGCGCTAGATTTGAAACAAAAGATATACAAGAAAAAATATTAG
- a CDS encoding lipoprotein LipL46 — protein MNRFLTIRLVSALAVISFAVNCGSSGSTRGKKKEFYEKEGNKVTVIGEAPIYNGDKQIAKQRALKDAKINAVRKVIGEEISNKSKASDGESLGSSLLSKTDAFVKSYDIIDEAEGKIDTQPMLKLTVRCEVEESKISTAVDNLLADVGNPRVAVLVLGKVGGAPVAPASPNNFGEAEIIKALKKNGNKVIDPALTAKKVSKTQVDAENVEGSPLIKILAEALQAEVLVLGTVETEDQQPLDSVNGKALERTIYNTAATGTYKVVLLWGDGKIVDSGSADGRGADITQKVSREKAISEWATSVSKKVNAQLKEEWFNLTENNPIVLKFTGLSADEATKFKDDLTEFTAAKEVNVRTSDTNGSEWEVIYPGKDSLFQEELVYKKDRGFSFLATKSLEVKSASRGVVNLEFKPLK, from the coding sequence ATGAATCGTTTCCTTACTATCAGGCTCGTCTCAGCCTTAGCAGTTATTTCGTTCGCAGTGAACTGCGGTTCTTCCGGCTCCACCCGCGGTAAGAAAAAAGAATTCTACGAAAAAGAAGGTAACAAAGTTACCGTGATCGGAGAAGCCCCCATTTATAACGGCGACAAACAAATCGCAAAACAAAGAGCTTTGAAGGACGCGAAAATCAACGCGGTTCGCAAAGTGATCGGAGAAGAAATCAGTAACAAAAGTAAGGCTTCCGACGGGGAAAGTTTAGGTTCGAGTCTTCTTTCCAAAACGGATGCATTCGTTAAAAGTTACGATATCATCGACGAAGCCGAAGGTAAAATCGATACTCAGCCTATGTTGAAGCTCACCGTTCGATGCGAAGTAGAAGAATCTAAAATCTCCACAGCGGTTGACAATCTTCTCGCCGATGTGGGTAATCCAAGAGTTGCGGTTTTAGTCCTCGGAAAAGTAGGCGGCGCACCGGTTGCGCCCGCAAGTCCGAACAATTTTGGGGAAGCCGAAATCATCAAAGCTTTGAAAAAGAACGGAAACAAAGTGATCGATCCCGCTCTTACCGCTAAAAAAGTAAGTAAGACCCAAGTGGATGCGGAAAATGTAGAAGGTTCTCCCTTGATCAAAATCCTTGCGGAAGCCCTTCAAGCAGAGGTATTGGTTCTTGGAACTGTAGAAACCGAAGATCAACAACCTTTGGATTCCGTGAACGGAAAAGCTTTAGAAAGAACTATCTACAACACGGCGGCGACCGGTACTTACAAAGTGGTTCTTCTTTGGGGGGACGGGAAAATCGTTGATAGCGGTAGCGCAGACGGTCGAGGAGCCGACATCACTCAAAAAGTTTCCAGAGAGAAAGCCATTTCCGAATGGGCAACTTCCGTTTCTAAAAAAGTAAACGCTCAGTTGAAAGAAGAATGGTTCAACCTAACGGAAAATAATCCAATCGTTCTGAAGTTCACCGGACTGAGCGCCGACGAAGCGACTAAGTTCAAGGATGACCTCACAGAATTTACCGCTGCAAAAGAAGTGAATGTTAGAACTTCCGACACGAACGGTTCCGAATGGGAAGTAATTTATCCCGGTAAAGATTCTCTCTTTCAAGAGGAATTGGTTTATAAAAAAGACAGAGGTTTTTCTTTTTTAGCGACTAAGTCTTTGGAAGTAAAATCCGCAAGTCGTGGTGTGGTTAACTTAGAATTCAAACCTTTGAAATAA
- a CDS encoding chemotaxis protein CheB, whose product MEYEAIVIGVSAGGMNAMKAILPSLPAEYGIPLVLVQHTGPRSDGTWFRILGDLCNIKIKEAEEKEKIESGTVYAAPPNYHLLIEKDRTFSLSISERVNFSRPSIDVLFESASDAYGDRLIGVVLTGANSDGAKGLKKIKENGGLAIVQDPLYSEVSLMPESAIRAGPVDYILSLEKITELLIRLDQNNLNRGHT is encoded by the coding sequence ATGGAATACGAGGCGATTGTGATAGGAGTTTCCGCTGGGGGAATGAATGCGATGAAAGCGATATTACCGTCTTTACCCGCGGAATACGGAATCCCGCTGGTTCTCGTTCAGCATACCGGTCCCCGTTCCGATGGTACATGGTTTAGGATTCTCGGAGATCTGTGTAATATCAAGATCAAGGAGGCGGAGGAAAAGGAAAAGATCGAATCGGGAACGGTTTACGCGGCCCCGCCTAATTATCATTTATTGATTGAAAAGGATAGGACGTTTTCCCTTTCGATTAGTGAACGAGTGAATTTCTCGAGACCTTCTATAGACGTTTTATTTGAATCCGCTTCCGATGCTTACGGCGATAGGTTGATCGGAGTCGTTTTAACGGGTGCAAATTCGGACGGCGCAAAGGGTTTAAAAAAGATAAAAGAAAACGGCGGCTTGGCGATCGTTCAAGATCCATTATACTCCGAGGTTTCTTTGATGCCAGAATCTGCTATCAGAGCGGGACCGGTGGATTATATACTTTCTTTGGAAAAGATTACGGAACTACTGATAAGATTGGATCAAAATAATCTAAACCGAGGGCATACATGA
- a CDS encoding response regulator — MTIRRKLIIGFSIILTILFISVLFVIEMLSDSNERLKRIVNLSAKKVSLSHEILIDVLEASRHEKNIIIEKDHIKKLYYKDRLYKAVDLADQKAIELEMYIDKDGSKALDDFKSLWATYKSDVAQIVFFALKGDENRAFEISIRKGLIIRDSVIKTLDYLVKKSEKEIQTDKQENEKRYYFTLLFLVLFVLTSFLIEIAISYWIIRTISLRIQFIAKKAERIANREFSDNRLVDFANDELRAVYESLSRIRESFKEITDNANNVASGNYLIDFVPKSEKDVLGNSLRTMTSSLRKKTQENEKHNWITSGQNLLNERLRGDKAESVLSNDVIIFLSNYLKASVGAIYLCDDQEYSLSIFGRYGFTSTDRSFEKFILNEGLIGQAAADQKQILLKNVEEESIRILSSVIDTKPKEILIVPFMFEGKTEGVIELGKLDSFSSSEIEFVSAAVQSIGISFNSSRVRRRVQELLEQTRIQSEELQTQQEELKQMNEELEEQTQILRQQQEELKVSNEELEEQTRILEMKNKELELAKNDIEHKTEQLELSGKYKSEFLANMSHELRTPLNSLLILSKDLADNKKKNLDKDQVESANIIYKSGNDLLVLINEVLDLSKIESGKMSINLEKVELKTFIKDLISGFKFQATEKKLDLDLIYYDDLPEKIRTDPQRLDQILKNLISNALKFTERGRIQLEVKRQNSNEILFSVIDSGIGIPEEKYSAIFEAFQQVDGSTSRKYGGTGLGLSISRELARLLGGEIHLKSKVNEGSTFSLLLPIEGKRNETAIPKEETRVVTNFEAFAKRDQNEFVNYHTLKDDRNEIAEGDKTLLIVEDDLKFASILLKQANEKGFKCVSAATGEDGLILARKYKPHAILLDLDLPGINGHTVLNELKADQSVRHIPVHIISAKEYSLELIRDGAVEYIKKPVNKKQLDEALNRIEHFISRKMKNLLIIEDDENSRNTTRKLIGNDDVKCFEASSGKEALLVYSENHFDCIVLDIGLPDMSGFDLIREMEKIKEKQIPPIVIYTGRELTQEEDKELQEYSESIIIKGIKSEERLLDETALFLHRMINNLPESKQNIINSLYDKDAVLFQKRIMLVDDDMRNVFALSKILSEKGMDVLKAENGNNALEILSKSENIDMILMDIMMPEMDGYEAMRRIRANLKHKDIVIIALTAKAMSDDRQKCIDAGANDYISKPVDVERLFSLMRVWLSR; from the coding sequence ATGACCATTCGACGAAAACTGATCATCGGGTTTTCCATTATTCTAACGATACTGTTTATCAGCGTTTTGTTCGTTATTGAGATGCTTTCTGATTCGAATGAGAGACTGAAACGAATCGTAAATCTATCCGCAAAAAAAGTAAGTTTGTCTCATGAGATTTTAATCGATGTTTTGGAAGCGTCGCGTCACGAAAAAAATATCATCATAGAAAAAGATCACATTAAGAAGCTTTATTATAAGGATCGGCTTTATAAGGCGGTAGATCTGGCCGATCAAAAGGCGATCGAATTGGAGATGTACATCGACAAGGATGGATCAAAGGCGCTTGATGATTTTAAGTCTTTGTGGGCTACGTACAAGTCCGATGTGGCTCAAATTGTGTTTTTCGCTTTGAAAGGTGACGAGAATAGGGCATTTGAAATTTCCATTCGGAAAGGTCTTATTATACGAGATTCTGTTATAAAGACATTAGACTATCTCGTAAAAAAGAGCGAGAAAGAAATCCAAACGGATAAGCAGGAAAACGAGAAAAGATACTATTTTACGCTTCTTTTTTTAGTTTTGTTTGTTCTGACGAGTTTTCTCATCGAGATTGCAATTTCTTATTGGATTATAAGAACGATTAGTCTGAGAATTCAGTTTATCGCGAAGAAAGCGGAAAGGATCGCCAATCGGGAATTTTCGGATAATCGATTGGTGGACTTCGCAAATGACGAACTCCGAGCCGTGTACGAATCCTTAAGTAGGATTCGCGAAAGTTTCAAGGAAATAACGGATAATGCGAATAACGTAGCTTCCGGAAATTATCTCATAGACTTTGTACCGAAATCGGAGAAGGACGTTTTGGGAAATTCTTTGCGTACGATGACCTCCTCTCTTCGAAAAAAGACCCAAGAAAATGAAAAGCATAATTGGATAACGAGCGGCCAAAATCTTCTCAATGAAAGATTAAGGGGCGATAAGGCGGAGTCGGTTCTTTCAAACGATGTCATCATCTTTTTATCCAATTATTTAAAGGCTAGCGTGGGTGCGATCTATCTTTGCGACGACCAGGAGTATTCCTTATCGATTTTCGGAAGGTATGGTTTTACCTCTACCGATCGTTCTTTTGAAAAGTTTATTTTGAATGAAGGTTTGATCGGTCAGGCGGCAGCTGACCAAAAACAGATTCTTTTGAAGAATGTAGAGGAGGAATCGATTCGTATCTTATCCTCCGTAATCGACACAAAACCGAAAGAAATCCTGATCGTGCCGTTTATGTTCGAAGGGAAAACGGAAGGTGTGATCGAATTAGGGAAGCTTGATTCCTTTTCATCTTCCGAAATCGAATTTGTCAGTGCAGCCGTTCAGAGTATAGGAATCAGTTTCAATTCTTCCAGAGTGAGAAGGCGTGTTCAAGAACTTCTGGAACAAACTCGGATTCAAAGTGAGGAACTTCAGACTCAACAGGAAGAACTAAAACAGATGAACGAGGAATTGGAGGAGCAGACCCAGATTTTAAGGCAACAGCAGGAAGAGTTAAAGGTTTCTAACGAGGAACTGGAAGAACAGACTCGAATTTTAGAAATGAAAAATAAGGAATTGGAATTAGCGAAAAACGATATCGAGCATAAAACGGAACAGCTGGAACTTTCGGGGAAATATAAATCCGAATTTTTGGCGAACATGTCCCACGAATTGCGAACCCCTTTGAACAGCCTATTGATTCTTTCTAAAGACCTTGCAGACAATAAAAAGAAAAATCTGGATAAGGATCAGGTGGAAAGCGCGAACATCATTTATAAAAGCGGTAATGATCTTTTAGTTTTGATAAACGAAGTGCTGGATTTATCCAAAATAGAATCAGGTAAAATGTCGATTAACCTGGAAAAAGTCGAACTCAAGACGTTTATAAAAGATCTTATAAGCGGATTTAAATTCCAAGCAACGGAAAAAAAACTAGATTTGGATCTGATTTATTACGATGATTTGCCGGAAAAGATTCGTACTGATCCCCAACGATTGGATCAAATTTTGAAAAATTTAATCTCAAATGCGTTAAAATTTACGGAACGCGGAAGGATTCAATTGGAAGTCAAAAGACAAAATTCCAATGAAATTCTTTTTTCCGTAATCGATTCCGGAATCGGAATCCCGGAGGAAAAATACTCGGCGATCTTCGAAGCGTTTCAACAGGTGGACGGAAGTACGAGTAGAAAATACGGGGGGACCGGGCTCGGTTTATCGATCTCCAGAGAACTTGCCAGGTTATTGGGAGGAGAAATTCATCTCAAAAGTAAAGTGAACGAAGGCTCCACGTTTTCCTTACTGCTTCCGATCGAGGGGAAAAGGAATGAGACTGCAATTCCAAAAGAAGAAACAAGAGTTGTTACTAACTTCGAAGCCTTTGCAAAGCGAGATCAAAACGAATTCGTAAATTATCATACGTTGAAGGACGATAGAAATGAAATTGCTGAAGGAGACAAAACTCTTTTGATCGTCGAAGACGATTTAAAATTTGCATCGATTCTACTTAAACAAGCCAACGAAAAAGGATTCAAATGTGTTTCCGCAGCGACTGGAGAAGATGGATTGATTTTGGCCCGAAAATACAAACCGCACGCGATTCTTTTGGATCTGGATTTACCTGGAATTAACGGACATACTGTATTGAACGAATTAAAAGCGGATCAGTCGGTTAGACATATTCCCGTTCATATAATTTCTGCAAAGGAATATTCCCTCGAACTTATTCGGGATGGGGCGGTAGAGTATATTAAGAAACCTGTAAATAAGAAACAGTTGGATGAAGCCTTAAATCGCATCGAACATTTTATTAGCAGAAAGATGAAAAATCTTTTGATCATCGAAGACGACGAAAATTCGAGAAATACGACGCGAAAATTGATTGGAAACGATGATGTGAAATGTTTCGAAGCCAGTTCCGGTAAGGAAGCGTTGTTAGTTTATAGCGAGAATCATTTCGATTGTATCGTTTTGGATATTGGTCTTCCCGATATGAGTGGTTTCGATTTGATACGCGAGATGGAAAAGATCAAAGAAAAACAGATTCCTCCGATCGTCATTTATACTGGAAGGGAGCTTACGCAAGAGGAAGACAAGGAACTCCAAGAGTATTCGGAAAGTATCATCATAAAAGGAATCAAATCCGAGGAAAGGCTATTGGACGAAACCGCTTTGTTTCTCCATAGAATGATCAATAATCTTCCCGAATCGAAGCAAAATATTATAAATAGCTTATATGATAAGGATGCTGTTCTGTTTCAAAAGAGAATTATGCTGGTAGACGACGATATGAGAAACGTTTTTGCGTTATCGAAAATACTGAGCGAAAAGGGGATGGACGTCTTAAAAGCTGAAAACGGAAATAACGCTTTGGAAATTCTTTCCAAAAGCGAGAATATCGATATGATTCTTATGGATATTATGATGCCGGAGATGGACGGATACGAGGCGATGAGGAGGATCCGCGCAAATTTAAAGCACAAGGATATTGTTATTATCGCTCTTACGGCGAAGGCAATGAGTGATGATCGACAAAAATGCATCGATGCAGGCGCGAACGATTATATATCCAAGCCAGTCGATGTGGAGCGATTGTTTTCCTTGATGAGGGTTTGGTTAAGCAGATAG